CTGCCAGCCCTGGAAAAACAGCGCGATAAAGCCTCCGACATACAGCACAATCAACAAAACGCTTTCCAAGCCGATATTGCCAATCCCATGCCGTTCTCGGCGCAGCATTCCCAAGATTAGAATCCCCGTCATTAGGATCGTCAGACCGATCGCAAAAATTTGTTGTCCTGCTAAAACCTTATAAATAGACCCTTCCCGATAGGCAACATCCGATAGGGCGAGTAACAGCACATCAAAGCTATTCCCCCCAATGACGCCGCCTACCGCTAGCGTTAGCGCCCCTCGACGGACGGCGGCAACTGTTGTCACCAATTCGGGTAAAGAATTAGAGATGGCGGTAAATAAACTCCCGACTAAACCCTCCGAGAGGTGTGCTACTTGGGAAAGTCCTAAAGCGGAGTGGGCCACCCCGTAACCCGCCACCGTCACCACTGCGGCTAAAGCGAGAAACTGGGCCGCTAAAGAACGCAACCCACTGTCCTCGCCCACCCTTTCGAGTTCTGCATGGGGAACGGTTTCTTGCATCGTATTGGAGGTTTGCAACGGTCGCCACATGGGCAAACTTTGCGATTCGGAGATCAGGTACAGTCCAAAAATATAGGTAATGGGAATCAGCAGCGTCGCCGGATGGATGCCAAACACGCTAATATCGGGGCCTGACATGGCCACCAGCGGAATAGCCAGCAATGCCACCAGCAGGGTGGCTTGGATTAAGTTGGTGACAGAGGCGGCGGCGTGTTCGAGGTTGGCTTTACTGTAGGCAATATCGGCCACGGCTAGATAAACGGTTTGGGCCGCGATCGCACCCAGGGCGTTACTGGTGGCCAATTCCGCATGACCTCCAGCGGCGGCGGTGATCGAGGTGACTATTCCGGGTAGAGAGGTGCAACCGCCTAAAAAGATCGCGCCCACTAAAGCTTGTCCCAAACCCGTGACTTCGGCCAGGCGATCGGCAACCCCTGCTAGGCGAGATCCGGCTAAGGCGATCGCGATCGCAGATAACACAAAAATTCCTAAATTTATCAATAAAGGTTCACTCACAAGTCCTCCCAAATTCTAGATTTAATGTTAAGAACAACCCAATGGAGCTTTTCTTTTCTACTCTGAAACTTTTTGAGAAAATCGACATCACTCTTGGGGGTTGAGCTTGCCTAACGTTCGAGGTATATCAACAGATAGAGATTAACTCCCTCGATTCACCCCCCACCCTTTAATTGTGGCATTTTCTCCGGGCCGTTCTCCCCCAAATAGACACTAAAATTAACGCGGCAACTGGGGATCGCTCCAGACCTTCACAAAATCTGGCATAATCACAGCAAGCTTGTCAGTGCTAGGACGCAGTTTTATGACTTCCCAGGAACAAATGTTTCGCGACTCGCCTAAGCAAAAACGCCATTGGTTTTGGTGGGGAATGGGCGCTATTTTGGTCTTGAGCCTCATTTTACGCTTTTGGGGTTTATCCCGATTTAATCAGTTAGTTTTTGATGAGGTTTACTTCGCCAAGTTCGCCAATAATTATCTGACTCGCACCCCTTTCTTTGACGCCCATCCGCCGCTTGCCAAGTATTTAATTGCAATCGGGATGGGAATCAATTCCATGTTTCCCTTTGGCGACCAATCTGTTACCAATGAGCTAACGGGTTCTGTGCGTTCTACCTTTAGCTATCGCTGGTTAAATGCTTTAACGGGGGCGTTGATTCCTTTAGTCGTTTCTGGGATTGCTTACCAGTTGACAAGACGCTACACTTATGCGTTTTTTGCCGCCTTATTTATCGCTCTAGATGGGCTATTTTTAGTTGAATCTCGTTATGCTTTAGTTAATGTTTATCTCGTCATTTTTGGCTTATTAGGAAGCTGGTTTCTCCTCCTGGGCCTATCGAGAATTGGACGGTGGCGAGTTGGCTTTTTAGTCTTGGCCGGAATTAACTTTGGGGCATCGGCTGCGGTGAAGTGGAATGGTTTAGGCTTTTTGTTGGGCGCTTATTTGCTGTGGGCGATCGCCTGGGTTTTGCTCAAACTTCCCCAACTTAAGCCGACTGCCTCCGAAGAGCGCATTGAGGGCTGGCAATCTCCCCTAGACAACCTAGCACAAATCCCCCTCTGGCACCTGCTGGGCTATTTGGGCGTTGTCCCCCTCGTTACCTATGGCTTATCATTTATCCCCCA
This Desertifilum tharense IPPAS B-1220 DNA region includes the following protein-coding sequences:
- a CDS encoding dolichyl-phosphate-mannose--protein mannosyltransferase → MTSQEQMFRDSPKQKRHWFWWGMGAILVLSLILRFWGLSRFNQLVFDEVYFAKFANNYLTRTPFFDAHPPLAKYLIAIGMGINSMFPFGDQSVTNELTGSVRSTFSYRWLNALTGALIPLVVSGIAYQLTRRYTYAFFAALFIALDGLFLVESRYALVNVYLVIFGLLGSWFLLLGLSRIGRWRVGFLVLAGINFGASAAVKWNGLGFLLGAYLLWAIAWVLLKLPQLKPTASEERIEGWQSPLDNLAQIPLWHLLGYLGVVPLVTYGLSFIPHIQQNPEFGFWELQRQILSYHRGIGNTPEVHPYCSSWYSWPLMLRPVAYYYEQAQTPGGNVVVYDVHAMGNPVLWWLSAAAIALLALTLIIKRFKPTTIRWTALFLVVNYTANWLPWAMVTRCAFIYHYMGASVFAFMGLALLVDRWFRSPQPQSRWIALATVGIVALAFLFWLPVYLGLPLSPLGFRMRIFLPSWV
- a CDS encoding sodium:calcium antiporter, producing MSEPLLINLGIFVLSAIAIALAGSRLAGVADRLAEVTGLGQALVGAIFLGGCTSLPGIVTSITAAAGGHAELATSNALGAIAAQTVYLAVADIAYSKANLEHAAASVTNLIQATLLVALLAIPLVAMSGPDISVFGIHPATLLIPITYIFGLYLISESQSLPMWRPLQTSNTMQETVPHAELERVGEDSGLRSLAAQFLALAAVVTVAGYGVAHSALGLSQVAHLSEGLVGSLFTAISNSLPELVTTVAAVRRGALTLAVGGVIGGNSFDVLLLALSDVAYREGSIYKVLAGQQIFAIGLTILMTGILILGMLRRERHGIGNIGLESVLLIVLYVGGFIALFFQGWQG